The following proteins are encoded in a genomic region of Thiomonas sp. X19:
- the uppS gene encoding polyprenyl diphosphate synthase, with amino-acid sequence MDGNGRWAQRRLLPRTAGHKYGVDALKSVVRGCIAQGVPFLTVFAFSSENWNRPADEVSALMDLFVQALRRETRELAAQGVRLRFVGERSAFDTPMRELMQQAEDLSAGNTRLVLNVAINYGGRWDLVQAMQALQASGEPISEESLAQHLCLADVPAPDLLIRTGGERRISNFLLWQIAYTEFYFTDILWPDFDEKSLALAIADYAQRERRFGTVHAQAPGLRVA; translated from the coding sequence ATGGACGGCAACGGGCGCTGGGCGCAACGCCGCTTGCTGCCGCGTACGGCAGGGCACAAATATGGGGTCGATGCCCTGAAGAGCGTGGTGCGCGGCTGTATCGCGCAGGGAGTGCCTTTTCTCACGGTCTTTGCCTTTTCGTCCGAGAACTGGAATCGTCCTGCCGATGAGGTCTCGGCGCTGATGGATCTTTTCGTGCAGGCGTTGCGCCGCGAAACCCGCGAGTTGGCAGCACAGGGCGTGCGCCTGCGTTTTGTCGGCGAGCGCAGCGCGTTCGACACGCCGATGCGTGAGTTGATGCAGCAAGCCGAAGACCTGTCCGCTGGAAACACGCGTCTCGTGCTCAACGTGGCGATCAACTACGGTGGCCGCTGGGATCTGGTGCAGGCGATGCAGGCGCTGCAGGCCAGCGGCGAACCCATCAGCGAGGAGTCATTGGCGCAGCATCTGTGCCTCGCCGATGTGCCAGCACCCGACCTGCTCATTCGCACCGGCGGTGAGCGGCGCATCAGTAACTTCTTGCTTTGGCAAATTGCTTACACCGAGTTCTATTTCACCGACATTCTCTGGCCCGATTTCGACGAAAAATCGCTGGCACTCGCCATTGCCGATTACGCGCAACGCGAACGGCGCTTCGGCACGGTGCATGCACAGGCCCCTGGCCTGCGCGTGGCCTGA
- a CDS encoding DUF1631 family protein, with product MLQSDPLRQCIDAALSDSDELIRRVARQVVETFQTHAESALSSRDRQHYDDLLVVLRQAEGDLVRAFVGQFSTLLQQEIQGKPAVPAKPVELRLDQLSLVDDASVQEDVEVSQIIRMIESGAEWEIRDLNARMESLRQRDGQRRGGESQMNPLRPEVFGRSLQRALGSLDVDHEARLALLRAFGVAMTSALKETYSTYNGRLEAAHVTPARYSVRTSGIRSPVRPQSAQSAGQDGGQETAQVGAAGADAMTAVGADGILQLRDLQRLLQGYDAPSSLQGRQSPQAAASPDDAAGGPQSTFGQAMQTAMLRSALDRLTQANRLGVGEGFTQWSEPGAVGGRPVNIIEHYRDELQSATTRPLERLTIDVVSLLFDHILADPRLLPRVRAALGRLQIPILRLALNDAGVFSSRHHPTRRLINRIASFSAGYVNADEVAASGFLDWLDGMVESIVNAESEGEEVYTQQLERLEAWIARRAAETRESERDAVEALRRAEFRTVLGSALGRHVSSLLAHLDIDPYLKDFMRGPWTAVLVESVLRHGEDAAPTRNFKQVGSELLWSVQAKMGENQRKDLLQRLPGLVRQLEEGLTLINWSQDHRAAFFSALMRTHAQAIRGEGMASSGQAADAYLLQSEWDRLLHLPQGQAVLGALEEVQLPEIDRQRAGLIDDLDLQLDLSTPSSQPDAGLGCDISPTLQAIDNPSAFIDSLEEGHWVHWHLQSQWTRAQLAWRSPQGLFFMFTSRVGGHAHSLTRRAFERLLKSGHILPLEDKNLMDRAVEGVFSGLRQRAREAA from the coding sequence ATGCTGCAATCCGACCCGTTACGCCAATGCATCGACGCCGCACTCAGCGACTCGGACGAGTTGATCCGCCGCGTTGCCCGGCAGGTGGTGGAAACCTTCCAGACCCATGCCGAATCGGCCTTGAGCAGTCGGGACAGACAGCATTACGACGACCTGCTGGTGGTCCTGCGCCAGGCCGAGGGCGATCTGGTGCGCGCTTTCGTCGGCCAGTTCAGCACTCTGCTGCAACAGGAAATCCAGGGGAAGCCCGCTGTGCCGGCCAAGCCGGTCGAACTGCGGCTCGATCAACTCTCTCTGGTGGATGACGCGAGCGTGCAGGAAGACGTGGAGGTGTCGCAGATCATCCGCATGATCGAGTCAGGCGCCGAGTGGGAAATTCGTGATCTCAACGCCCGCATGGAATCGCTGCGACAGCGCGACGGCCAGCGTCGCGGCGGCGAGTCTCAGATGAACCCGTTGCGCCCCGAAGTTTTCGGCCGTTCGCTGCAACGCGCCCTCGGCAGCCTCGATGTCGACCACGAAGCGCGCCTGGCTCTGCTGCGCGCTTTTGGGGTGGCCATGACCAGCGCCTTGAAGGAGACCTACAGCACCTACAACGGTCGCCTCGAAGCTGCCCATGTCACGCCTGCACGCTACTCCGTGCGTACATCGGGCATCCGCAGCCCTGTGCGGCCCCAATCGGCGCAATCTGCAGGGCAGGACGGTGGGCAAGAGACCGCCCAGGTTGGGGCCGCCGGAGCCGACGCCATGACGGCAGTGGGTGCCGACGGCATCCTGCAGCTGCGCGATCTGCAGCGCTTGCTGCAAGGCTACGACGCGCCATCCAGTCTGCAGGGAAGGCAAAGCCCGCAGGCGGCGGCTTCGCCCGACGATGCCGCTGGCGGACCGCAATCCACCTTTGGCCAGGCCATGCAAACGGCCATGCTGCGCTCCGCACTCGACCGCCTGACCCAGGCCAACCGACTGGGGGTGGGCGAGGGCTTCACGCAATGGTCCGAGCCTGGCGCCGTTGGTGGGCGGCCGGTCAACATCATCGAGCATTACCGGGACGAGCTGCAGTCAGCCACCACACGTCCGCTCGAGCGCCTGACCATCGACGTGGTGTCGCTGCTGTTCGATCACATTCTGGCCGACCCCCGGTTGTTGCCACGCGTGCGCGCCGCGCTCGGGCGCCTGCAAATTCCCATCCTGCGCCTGGCGCTGAACGATGCCGGCGTGTTCAGTTCGCGCCACCATCCGACGCGTCGGCTCATCAACCGCATCGCCAGTTTCAGCGCGGGCTATGTCAATGCCGACGAGGTTGCCGCCAGTGGCTTCCTCGACTGGCTCGACGGCATGGTCGAGTCCATCGTCAACGCCGAGAGCGAAGGCGAGGAGGTCTACACCCAGCAACTCGAGCGCCTGGAGGCCTGGATCGCGCGGCGCGCCGCGGAAACGCGGGAGAGCGAACGTGACGCCGTGGAGGCGCTGCGCCGGGCCGAATTCCGCACTGTCCTCGGTTCAGCTCTGGGCCGTCACGTGTCGAGTCTGCTCGCCCATCTCGACATCGATCCCTATTTGAAAGACTTCATGCGCGGCCCGTGGACGGCCGTTCTGGTCGAGTCCGTCCTGCGCCACGGCGAGGATGCCGCGCCCACGCGCAACTTCAAGCAAGTCGGCAGCGAACTGCTCTGGAGCGTGCAGGCCAAGATGGGTGAAAACCAGCGCAAGGACTTGCTGCAGAGGCTGCCCGGTCTTGTGCGGCAGCTGGAAGAAGGGCTGACCTTGATCAACTGGTCGCAGGATCATCGCGCTGCTTTTTTCTCCGCCTTGATGCGCACCCACGCCCAGGCGATTCGCGGCGAAGGCATGGCCTCGTCGGGCCAGGCGGCCGACGCCTATTTGTTGCAAAGCGAGTGGGATCGCCTGTTGCATCTGCCGCAGGGCCAAGCCGTGCTCGGCGCGCTCGAGGAAGTTCAACTGCCCGAGATCGATCGCCAGCGCGCCGGTTTGATCGACGACCTCGACCTTCAACTGGATCTGTCCACACCTTCCAGCCAGCCGGATGCGGGTCTGGGATGTGACATATCTCCCACCTTGCAGGCCATCGACAATCCCAGTGCATTCATCGATTCCCTGGAGGAAGGCCATTGGGTGCACTGGCATTTGCAAAGCCAATGGACCCGGGCGCAACTGGCCTGGCGTAGTCCTCAAGGACTATTTTTCATGTTCACCAGCCGTGTGGGCGGCCACGCCCATTCGCTCACGCGCCGCGCCTTCGAGCGCTTGCTGAAAAGCGGCCACATCCTGCCGCTGGAAGACAAGAATCTGATGGACCGGGCGGTGGAGGGCGTGTTCAGCGGCCTGCGCCAGCGGGCGCGCGAAGCTGCCTGA
- a CDS encoding phosphatidate cytidylyltransferase, whose amino-acid sequence MHRPLACAWPDARPQASMLRTRIITAVVLLALLLPTLFLASLSVFALVMALFSSAAMWEWARLAGFKSMAAVVWAVLWLATAAALLLLMQAGGAGSIANLRPILMAAALAWIALLAFCLPRANLPRFLAVPAVLAVLGFIVMFAAWLALLLARESGPGFLLSLLGIAWVADIAAYFGGRAFGRSKLAPRISPGKTWAGAYAALLAVLVYAWVCSALPGLSGTLLARIDQTYGMPAMLVSAVLLVTLSIMGDLFESLLKRHAGVKDSSGLLPGHGGVLDRVDALLPLLPIALLFMA is encoded by the coding sequence ATGCACAGGCCCCTGGCCTGCGCGTGGCCTGATGCGCGTCCACAAGCTTCCATGCTGCGCACGCGCATCATCACTGCAGTCGTCCTGCTGGCGCTGCTGCTTCCCACGCTCTTCCTCGCGTCACTCTCGGTCTTCGCCCTGGTCATGGCCCTTTTTTCCAGCGCTGCCATGTGGGAGTGGGCGCGACTGGCAGGTTTCAAATCCATGGCGGCAGTGGTATGGGCCGTGCTTTGGTTGGCAACGGCGGCGGCCCTGCTGTTGCTGATGCAAGCTGGAGGTGCTGGTTCCATCGCCAATCTTCGTCCGATCCTGATGGCAGCGGCCCTTGCCTGGATCGCTCTGCTCGCTTTTTGTCTGCCGCGCGCGAACCTGCCTCGGTTTCTTGCCGTGCCTGCCGTTCTCGCGGTGCTGGGTTTTATCGTGATGTTTGCCGCATGGCTGGCCTTGCTGCTGGCCCGTGAGTCCGGCCCAGGCTTTCTCTTGTCCCTGCTCGGCATCGCCTGGGTGGCAGATATCGCTGCCTATTTCGGCGGCCGCGCTTTCGGTCGCAGCAAGCTTGCGCCGCGCATCAGCCCGGGCAAGACCTGGGCCGGGGCCTACGCCGCCTTGCTGGCGGTCCTGGTTTATGCCTGGGTGTGCAGTGCGCTACCCGGCCTGTCGGGCACTTTGCTTGCGCGCATCGATCAAACGTATGGCATGCCTGCGATGCTGGTCAGCGCCGTTTTGTTGGTCACCCTCAGCATCATGGGTGATCTGTTTGAATCCTTGCTCAAACGCCATGCTGGCGTGAAAGACAGCAGCGGCCTGCTTCCCGGCCATGGCGGCGTGCTCGACCGGGTCGATGCACTCCTGCCCCTGTTGCCCATTGCGCTGCTATTCATGGCATGA
- a CDS encoding DUF3422 family protein, which produces MHEHVLRQHLHNEIHARPYERLLTPLQISHMAFLADAQVQAQAHVHLCRLLENHHLPLPSEGSSFDVADIGQVRLLWERHGEFTSYTFIRPGLATDEQSWFEHCACADISAAWREAIPGALICANHIALLPEHPGDDWPRHDLSAVLDADALVASEVAEGQARVYTDLRIHADGFARFVIVSRAISPRRRGRLAQRLLEIETYRILALLALPAAREITPLLGQYEQELAQIMDAIRSSQPERDRQTLERLSQLASTVESLYAQHHARFTASNVYYDLVNRRIADLREQQFMGLQTLGQFMDRRLAPAMQTCSHAIRRLQGLSERISRCSNLLRTRVEVQMQQQNRELLASMNRRQYLQLRLQQTVEGLSVAAITYYASSLVGHLFEAMHRWLHVDAAVAQGWSIPIIALAVWLGLRRAHLRLAKMNR; this is translated from the coding sequence ATGCATGAACACGTGTTGCGCCAACATCTGCACAACGAAATCCACGCCCGGCCCTACGAGCGCCTGCTCACGCCGCTGCAAATCAGCCACATGGCCTTCCTGGCCGACGCCCAAGTCCAGGCGCAGGCCCACGTGCATCTGTGCCGGCTGCTGGAGAACCACCATCTTCCGCTGCCCTCGGAGGGCAGCAGTTTTGACGTGGCCGATATCGGCCAGGTGCGTTTGCTCTGGGAACGCCACGGGGAATTCACGTCCTACACCTTCATCAGACCAGGACTGGCGACCGACGAACAGTCCTGGTTCGAACATTGCGCCTGCGCCGACATCTCGGCCGCGTGGCGCGAAGCCATTCCCGGCGCACTGATCTGCGCCAACCACATCGCCTTGCTTCCCGAACACCCGGGCGACGACTGGCCGCGGCACGATCTGTCCGCAGTGCTCGACGCCGATGCTCTCGTGGCATCGGAAGTCGCCGAGGGCCAGGCGCGTGTCTATACCGATCTGCGCATCCATGCCGACGGCTTCGCCCGGTTCGTGATCGTCAGCCGTGCAATCTCTCCGCGCCGCCGCGGCAGACTGGCGCAACGCCTGCTGGAGATCGAAACCTACCGCATACTCGCCCTGCTGGCACTGCCGGCGGCGCGGGAGATCACCCCCCTGCTGGGCCAGTATGAACAGGAACTGGCCCAGATCATGGATGCCATCCGCAGCAGCCAGCCCGAGCGCGACCGCCAGACCCTGGAACGGCTGTCGCAGCTGGCCTCCACCGTCGAGAGCCTCTACGCCCAGCACCATGCGCGCTTCACCGCGTCGAACGTGTACTACGACCTGGTGAACCGTCGCATCGCCGATCTGCGCGAGCAGCAGTTCATGGGCCTGCAAACGCTCGGCCAATTCATGGACCGGCGCCTGGCCCCGGCGATGCAGACCTGCTCGCACGCCATTCGGCGCCTGCAGGGCTTGTCGGAACGCATCTCGCGCTGCAGCAACCTGCTGCGCACCCGCGTGGAAGTGCAAATGCAGCAGCAAAACCGGGAGCTGTTGGCGTCGATGAACCGGCGCCAATACCTGCAGCTGCGCCTGCAGCAGACCGTGGAGGGATTGTCGGTGGCGGCCATCACCTATTACGCCTCGTCGCTGGTCGGGCACCTGTTCGAGGCCATGCATCGCTGGCTGCATGTGGATGCCGCCGTGGCGCAGGGCTGGTCCATCCCCATCATCGCGCTGGCCGTATGGCTGGGCCTGCGCCGCGCCCACCTGCGGCTGGCCAAGATGAACCGGTGA
- the rpsB gene encoding 30S ribosomal protein S2 has protein sequence MSVSMREMLEAGVHFGHQTRFWNPKMAPYIFGHRNKIHIVNLEKTLPMFQDACKYARQMAARRGTILFVGTKRQAGELVQAEAERCGMPFVNERWLGGMLTNFKTVKGSIKKLKDMQIQAAEGALEHMTKKEQLMFQRELDKLVKSIGGIQDMAALPDALFIIDVGYHKIAVAEAHMLGIPIIGVVDTNHSPIGIDHVIPGNDDSGKAVALYTRGMADAILEGKNDALHEVVQTAADESGEFVEVQDEPHAA, from the coding sequence ATGAGTGTTTCAATGCGTGAAATGCTGGAAGCGGGAGTGCACTTCGGTCACCAAACCCGTTTCTGGAACCCCAAGATGGCCCCGTATATTTTCGGCCATCGCAACAAGATCCATATCGTCAACCTCGAAAAGACGTTGCCGATGTTCCAGGACGCTTGCAAGTACGCCCGCCAGATGGCCGCGCGCCGCGGCACCATCCTGTTCGTCGGCACCAAGCGCCAGGCGGGTGAGCTGGTGCAGGCCGAGGCCGAGCGTTGCGGCATGCCGTTTGTGAATGAGCGCTGGCTCGGTGGCATGCTGACCAACTTCAAGACGGTCAAGGGCTCCATCAAAAAACTCAAGGACATGCAGATTCAGGCTGCCGAAGGCGCACTGGAGCACATGACCAAGAAAGAGCAACTCATGTTCCAACGCGAGCTGGACAAACTGGTGAAGTCCATCGGCGGCATTCAGGACATGGCTGCACTGCCGGACGCGCTGTTCATCATCGATGTCGGCTATCACAAGATCGCGGTGGCCGAAGCGCACATGCTGGGCATTCCGATCATCGGCGTGGTCGACACCAATCACTCGCCCATCGGCATCGACCATGTCATTCCTGGCAACGATGACTCGGGCAAAGCCGTTGCGCTCTACACCCGCGGCATGGCGGATGCCATTCTCGAGGGCAAGAACGACGCGCTGCACGAAGTCGTGCAAACGGCTGCGGACGAGTCCGGCGAGTTCGTCGAAGTGCAGGACGAGCCGCACGCTGCCTGA
- the tsf gene encoding translation elongation factor Ts, which translates to MAAITASMVAELRAKTDAPMMECKKALTEAEGDMGRAEELLRVKLGSKASKAASRVTAEGIIAIHIAGTSGAMVEINCETDFVAKNDDFLAFGKTLAQLVAEHEPADVAALSALTVDGTTIEARRAVLIGKIGENMSIRRFKRFAGDAKLASYLHGTRIGVVVEYVGDEVAAKDVAMHVAAMKPVALSAADVPAALIETERSIAMQKAAEDAEKAKAEGKTPQPAEIVAKRVEGSVQKYLKEVSLFNQAFVKNDKQTVEQMLKAANTTVKAFTLYVVGEGIEKKSENFADEVAAQIAAQAAAARSH; encoded by the coding sequence ATGGCGGCAATCACCGCATCCATGGTCGCAGAACTGCGCGCCAAAACTGACGCACCCATGATGGAATGCAAAAAGGCCCTCACCGAGGCTGAAGGCGATATGGGTCGCGCTGAAGAGTTGCTGCGTGTCAAGCTCGGCAGCAAGGCCAGCAAGGCCGCGTCGCGCGTCACCGCCGAAGGCATCATCGCCATCCACATTGCGGGCACCAGCGGGGCGATGGTCGAAATCAACTGCGAAACCGACTTCGTCGCCAAGAATGACGATTTTCTCGCCTTTGGCAAGACCCTGGCGCAACTCGTCGCCGAGCACGAGCCGGCTGACGTCGCCGCGTTGTCGGCACTGACCGTCGACGGCACCACCATCGAAGCCCGCCGCGCGGTGCTCATCGGCAAGATCGGCGAGAACATGTCGATCCGTCGCTTCAAGCGTTTTGCCGGCGATGCCAAACTCGCCAGCTATCTGCACGGCACCCGCATCGGCGTGGTGGTCGAGTATGTCGGCGACGAAGTGGCCGCCAAAGACGTGGCCATGCACGTGGCCGCCATGAAGCCGGTGGCGCTGTCGGCCGCCGACGTGCCTGCCGCCCTGATCGAGACCGAGCGCTCGATTGCCATGCAAAAGGCTGCCGAAGACGCCGAAAAGGCCAAGGCCGAGGGCAAGACGCCGCAACCGGCCGAGATCGTGGCCAAGCGCGTGGAAGGCAGCGTGCAGAAGTATTTGAAGGAAGTGTCCTTGTTCAACCAGGCTTTCGTGAAGAACGACAAGCAGACGGTTGAACAGATGCTGAAGGCGGCGAACACCACCGTGAAGGCGTTCACCCTCTATGTCGTGGGTGAGGGGATCGAGAAAAAATCGGAAAATTTCGCCGATGAGGTCGCCGCGCAAATTGCCGCGCAGGCCGCTGCTGCCCGCTCCCATTGA
- the ispC gene encoding 1-deoxy-D-xylulose-5-phosphate reductoisomerase: MKRVAILGSTGSIGQSTLEVLALHSEAFEVYALGAQRRDDLLLAQCLRFAPRLAVLSDAAAAQRLQTALRSHGSKTEVLQGDAAHVQVAQAVETDIVMAAIVGAAGLASSIAAARAGKRVLLANKESLVVAGELFMQAMQQGGGLLIPIDSEHSAILQSLPDERSHWRSSVRDITLTASGGPFRQADTSTLRDITPDQACAHPNWSMGRKISVDSATMMNKALEVIEAHHLFGMQPAQIQVLIHPQSIVHSMVGYHDGSVVAQLGMPDMRTPIAYGLSYPQRMTSGASWLDLARIGRLDFELPDPQRFPGLQLAYAALSMPMGACAVLNAANETAVEAFLQGRMRFTDIHRVNADTLNDVNLNAVRNLDGLLELDQQARQQAQSRINTLVP; encoded by the coding sequence ATGAAACGCGTCGCGATTCTCGGCTCCACCGGCTCCATCGGCCAAAGCACGCTGGAGGTGCTGGCCCTGCACTCTGAAGCCTTCGAGGTGTACGCGCTGGGTGCTCAAAGGCGTGACGATCTGCTGTTGGCGCAATGCCTGCGTTTTGCCCCGCGCCTGGCCGTGCTGAGCGATGCTGCAGCGGCCCAACGCCTGCAAACGGCCCTTCGGTCTCATGGCAGCAAGACCGAAGTTCTGCAAGGCGACGCGGCCCATGTGCAAGTCGCGCAAGCGGTCGAGACCGATATCGTGATGGCTGCGATCGTCGGGGCTGCGGGGCTTGCCTCGAGCATTGCCGCCGCGCGTGCCGGCAAACGCGTGTTGCTGGCCAACAAGGAGTCGCTGGTGGTGGCGGGTGAGCTTTTCATGCAGGCCATGCAGCAAGGTGGTGGGCTGCTCATTCCCATCGACAGCGAGCACAGCGCCATTCTGCAAAGCCTGCCGGATGAGCGCAGTCACTGGCGGAGCAGCGTGCGCGACATCACGCTCACGGCATCCGGCGGACCTTTCCGCCAGGCCGACACATCGACGCTGCGCGACATCACCCCCGATCAAGCCTGCGCCCACCCGAACTGGAGCATGGGGCGAAAAATCTCGGTGGATTCCGCCACCATGATGAACAAGGCGCTCGAAGTCATCGAAGCGCATCACTTGTTCGGCATGCAGCCAGCGCAAATCCAGGTGCTGATCCATCCCCAAAGCATCGTGCATTCCATGGTTGGCTATCACGACGGCTCGGTTGTGGCGCAACTCGGCATGCCCGATATGCGCACTCCGATCGCCTACGGTTTGTCCTACCCGCAGCGCATGACTTCTGGTGCATCCTGGCTGGACTTGGCGCGCATCGGCCGTCTTGATTTCGAATTGCCGGACCCCCAGCGTTTTCCCGGTTTGCAACTGGCCTACGCCGCCCTCTCCATGCCCATGGGAGCCTGTGCCGTGCTCAACGCCGCCAACGAAACGGCGGTCGAGGCTTTCCTTCAGGGGCGGATGCGCTTCACCGATATTCATCGCGTGAACGCCGACACACTGAACGACGTCAATCTCAACGCTGTGCGCAACCTTGACGGCCTGCTGGAACTCGACCAGCAGGCACGCCAGCAGGCTCAGTCCCGTATCAACACCCTGGTTCCTTGA
- the frr gene encoding ribosome recycling factor produces the protein MTIADIKKNTEQKMLKSIDALKSDLAKVRTGRAHTGLLDHVMVDYYGAMMPINQVANINLLDARTISVQPWEKKLAQAVEKAIRDSDLGLNPQSQGDVIRVPMPALTEERRRDLVKVIRHEAEGAKVAVRNLRRDANQQLKDLVKAKEASEDDERRSQDDIQKMTDRFIVEVDKLLAQKEAEILAV, from the coding sequence ATGACGATCGCTGACATCAAGAAAAACACCGAGCAGAAGATGCTCAAGTCCATCGATGCGCTCAAATCCGATCTGGCCAAGGTGCGTACCGGCCGCGCCCACACTGGCCTGCTCGACCATGTGATGGTGGACTATTACGGCGCCATGATGCCCATCAATCAGGTGGCCAATATCAACCTGCTGGACGCCCGCACCATCAGCGTGCAACCCTGGGAGAAGAAGCTGGCCCAGGCGGTGGAAAAAGCCATCCGCGATTCGGACCTGGGCCTCAACCCGCAGAGCCAGGGCGACGTGATTCGCGTGCCCATGCCGGCGCTGACCGAGGAGCGCAGACGTGACCTGGTCAAGGTCATCAGGCACGAGGCTGAAGGCGCCAAGGTTGCGGTGCGCAATTTGCGCCGCGATGCGAACCAGCAGCTCAAAGATCTGGTCAAAGCCAAAGAGGCCTCCGAGGATGATGAACGCCGTTCCCAGGACGATATCCAGAAAATGACCGATCGTTTCATCGTGGAAGTCGACAAACTTCTCGCCCAGAAGGAAGCGGAAATTCTGGCAGTCTGA
- the pyrH gene encoding UMP kinase, with amino-acid sequence MSGYKRVLLKLSGEALMGDDAYGINRATIVKMVEDIAQVTRSGVQIAIVIGGGNIFRGVAGGAVGMDRATADYMGMLATVMNSLALADAMRHAGLVARVMSAISIDQVVESYVRPKALQYLEEGKSVIFAGGTGNPFFTTDTAAALRAAEIGAEVMLKATKVDGIYTADPAKDPTATRYPSISFDEAIIKRLQVMDATAFALCRDQGLPIRVFSILKPGALLRVVQGESEGTLVHL; translated from the coding sequence ATGAGTGGCTACAAGCGGGTTTTGCTCAAACTCTCCGGCGAAGCCCTCATGGGCGACGATGCTTACGGCATCAACCGCGCCACCATCGTGAAGATGGTGGAAGACATCGCCCAGGTCACGCGCAGCGGCGTGCAGATTGCCATCGTCATCGGTGGTGGCAACATCTTCCGCGGGGTGGCGGGGGGCGCCGTCGGCATGGACCGCGCCACGGCCGATTACATGGGCATGCTCGCGACCGTGATGAACTCGCTTGCCTTGGCCGATGCCATGCGCCATGCCGGACTGGTGGCGCGCGTCATGTCCGCCATCAGCATCGACCAAGTGGTCGAGTCCTACGTGCGGCCCAAAGCCTTGCAATATCTGGAAGAAGGCAAGTCGGTGATTTTCGCCGGCGGAACCGGCAATCCGTTTTTCACCACGGACACGGCCGCAGCGCTGAGAGCGGCGGAAATCGGCGCCGAAGTCATGCTCAAAGCCACCAAGGTGGACGGCATCTACACTGCAGATCCGGCCAAGGATCCAACGGCGACGCGTTACCCCAGCATCAGCTTCGACGAGGCCATCATCAAGCGCCTTCAGGTCATGGATGCAACAGCTTTTGCCCTCTGCCGCGACCAGGGCCTGCCCATCCGCGTCTTCAGTATTCTCAAACCCGGCGCGCTGCTGCGCGTGGTGCAGGGGGAGTCGGAAGGCACCCTGGTGCATCTTTGA
- the rseP gene encoding RIP metalloprotease RseP, with product MVTVLAFLFALGLLIAIHEYGHYRVAVAAGVKVLRFSIGFGKPLLKWKRGPDQTEFVIAAIPLGGFVRMVDEREGDVPAADVPRAFNRQSLFKRAAIVAAGPAANLLLAVALFAVVAFVGVRQPVALLGDPAAGSPAAVAGVRAGDQVVAITADGSTQTVQSWSDLQLQLLTAAMDGKTVSMQLRAADGATSNVTLHFAGAEDKASQPDFLATWGLRLKSPPALIRETIAGDPAEKAGMRAGDVVTQVDGKAISGAEALLKAIQASAGKPLQLLVKRGQQNVALTIRPQVQHLASNGQRVWRIGAMLGGEIPTVVVKNGPLGAVVQGFSRTWELSALTLKTLGKMVIGQASLSNLSGPVTIADYAGRSAELGWLSYISFLAIISVSLGVLNLLPLPVLDGGHLLYYAIEGFTRRSIPQRLQERLQQGGLVIIALMMTIALYNDFARLIGPMH from the coding sequence ATGGTCACTGTGCTTGCCTTTCTTTTCGCTCTCGGCCTGCTCATCGCGATTCATGAGTATGGGCATTACCGCGTGGCGGTGGCTGCCGGGGTGAAGGTGCTGCGCTTTTCCATTGGCTTTGGCAAGCCGTTGTTGAAGTGGAAGCGTGGACCCGACCAGACTGAATTCGTCATCGCCGCCATTCCGTTGGGTGGCTTCGTGCGCATGGTCGATGAACGCGAAGGCGATGTCCCTGCCGCCGATGTGCCGCGCGCCTTCAACCGCCAGTCTCTGTTCAAACGCGCCGCCATCGTGGCGGCGGGCCCTGCTGCCAATCTGCTGCTGGCGGTGGCGCTGTTTGCGGTGGTTGCATTCGTCGGCGTGCGTCAGCCTGTTGCCCTCTTGGGCGACCCTGCTGCTGGCAGTCCGGCGGCAGTTGCCGGGGTGCGCGCAGGCGATCAGGTTGTTGCCATCACGGCCGACGGCAGTACCCAGACCGTGCAGTCCTGGTCCGATCTGCAGTTGCAATTGCTCACTGCGGCCATGGACGGGAAAACCGTGAGCATGCAGCTCAGGGCGGCTGACGGTGCCACCTCGAACGTCACCTTGCATTTTGCCGGCGCCGAGGACAAAGCCAGTCAGCCCGACTTTCTCGCCACCTGGGGCTTGCGACTGAAAAGCCCGCCGGCATTGATTCGTGAAACCATCGCCGGTGACCCCGCCGAGAAGGCCGGCATGCGCGCCGGCGATGTCGTGACGCAGGTGGATGGCAAAGCCATCAGTGGGGCTGAAGCCTTGCTCAAGGCCATCCAGGCCAGCGCTGGAAAGCCCCTGCAGTTGCTGGTGAAGCGCGGGCAACAAAACGTCGCCTTGACCATCCGTCCCCAAGTTCAGCATCTGGCGTCGAATGGCCAACGGGTCTGGCGCATTGGGGCCATGCTGGGCGGTGAAATTCCAACCGTGGTGGTCAAGAATGGACCCCTGGGTGCCGTGGTCCAGGGCTTCTCACGCACTTGGGAATTGAGCGCGCTCACGCTCAAGACGCTGGGGAAAATGGTCATCGGCCAGGCATCCCTCAGCAATCTGAGTGGACCCGTGACCATTGCGGACTACGCTGGCCGCAGTGCCGAACTCGGCTGGTTGTCCTACATCAGCTTTCTGGCCATCATCAGCGTGAGTCTGGGTGTGTTGAATCTGCTGCCGCTACCCGTCTTGGATGGGGGGCATCTCTTGTATTATGCGATCGAAGGTTTTACGCGTCGCAGTATTCCCCAGCGTTTGCAGGAAAGGCTGCAGCAAGGCGGCCTTGTCATCATTGCACTGATGATGACCATTGCGCTCTACAACGACTTCGCCCGGTTGATCGGGCCCATGCATTGA